The following proteins come from a genomic window of Diprion similis isolate iyDipSimi1 chromosome 8, iyDipSimi1.1, whole genome shotgun sequence:
- the LOC124409976 gene encoding uncharacterized protein LOC124409976 isoform X3 produces the protein MITENTLTETKRKLDDVSMGLSKDSYDKLYVSDTVANERPTFLGSENYLRLPTALEKNLRYREYGNFTALLPTCRIGMSLLMEVPRKIIRGVSGLLDFQPQSLDSEIPAKRPYSPKVHCNKQMPMDVARGRGRGRGRSQLRRSGVSQSRHRQEQMRQRLSADIQDDLKEFRDLKDCENDKELPSTPCIDENGRLLRYGVNGAEVDTGASQFPFNFGYCDMKRRKRKQQHRNRNQDLISTNCKVRYIPECSIDVTACAYADKNEETESEMNINRRRLHSDRSVDSEDSCYIVFENSSDSEYDYTTTDDEDEDEDNNCDLGNPRSKLKVRFSQHPIIHTMIAWDYAYRAARKGPWEAMVRDRARFKDLINKMSQILDPILAPQHRSEIWQHRFADDL, from the exons ATGATTACGGAAAATACGCTGACGGAAACGAAGCGGAAATTAGACGACGTTTCTATGGGTTTATCTAAGGATTCCTACGATAAATTATATGTTTCGGATACGGTGGCCAATGAGCGACCCACGTTTTTGGGCTCGGAAAATTATCTGAGACTACCAACAgcgcttgaaaaaaatttgagatatcGAGAATACGGTAATTTCACTGCCTTATTACCCACCTGTCGAATCGGCATGTCGCTCCTCATGGAAGTTCCACGAAAAATCATTCGCGGGGTCTCAGGTTTGCTCGATTTTCAACCTCAATCCCTGGACTCTGAAATACCAGCCAAAAGGCCATACTCACCCAAGGTGCACTGTAACAAACAAATGCCCATGGATGTTGCAAGGGGGCGAGGCAGGGGTCGGGGTAGATCCCAGCTTCGTCGTTCTGGCGTTAGTCAGTCGAGACACAGACAGGAGCAAATGCGGCAGAGATTGTCCGCCGACATTCAGGATGATCTCAAAGAATTCAGAGACCTCAAGGATTGTGAAAACGATAAAGAGCTACCGAGTACCCCATGTATCGATGAAAATGGAAGGCTGCTTCGCTATGGAGTCAATGGTGCAGAGGTCGACACTGGCGCTTCGCAATTTCCATTCAACTTTGGGTATTGTGATATGAAACGGAGAAAACGGAAGCAACAACATAGAAACCGTAACCAAGATCTGATCTCTACTAATTGTAAGGTCAGATACATACCTGAATGTTCGATAGACGTTACAGCCTGTGCTTATGCTGACAAAAATGAAGAGACTGAATCAGAGATGAACATTAACAGAAGGAGGCTTCATTCCGACAGATCCGTCGACTCCGAGGATAGTTGTTacattgtttttgaaaatagttcAGATTCCGAATACGATTATACTACCACTGAcgacgaggatgaggatgaggataaTAATTGCGACCTTGGAAATCCTAGATCAAAATTGAAG GTACGGTTTTCGCAACACCCCATAATTCATACGATGATCGCATGGGATTATGCATATCGAGCTGCTCGGAAAGGTCCATGGGAAGCAATGGTTCGTGACAGAGCAAGGTTTAAGGACCTGATCAACAAAATGTCCCAAATACTGGATCCAATTTTAGCACCTCAGCATCGCAGTGAAATTTGGCAGCACCGTTTTGCAGATGATCTGTAA
- the LOC124409976 gene encoding uncharacterized protein LOC124409976 isoform X2 codes for MITENTLTETKRKLDDVSMGLSKDSYDKLYVSDTVANERPTFLGSENYLRLPTALEKNLRYREYGNFTALLPTCRIGMSLLMEVPRKIIRGVSGLLDFQPQSLDSEIPAKRPYSPKVHCNKQMPMDVARGRGRGRGRSQLRRSGVSQSRHRQEQMRQRLSADIQDDLKEFRDLKDCENDKELPSTPCIDENGRLLRYGVNGAEVDTGASQFPFNFGYCDMKRRKRKQQHRNRNQDLISTNCKVRYIPECSIDVTACAYADKNEETESEMNINRRRLHSDRSVDSEDSCYIVFENSSDSEYDYTTTDDEDEDEDNNCDLGNPRSKLKQVRFSQHPIIHTMIAWDYAYRAARKGPWEAMVRDRARFKDLINKMSQILDPILAPQHRSEIWQHRFADDL; via the exons ATGATTACGGAAAATACGCTGACGGAAACGAAGCGGAAATTAGACGACGTTTCTATGGGTTTATCTAAGGATTCCTACGATAAATTATATGTTTCGGATACGGTGGCCAATGAGCGACCCACGTTTTTGGGCTCGGAAAATTATCTGAGACTACCAACAgcgcttgaaaaaaatttgagatatcGAGAATACGGTAATTTCACTGCCTTATTACCCACCTGTCGAATCGGCATGTCGCTCCTCATGGAAGTTCCACGAAAAATCATTCGCGGGGTCTCAGGTTTGCTCGATTTTCAACCTCAATCCCTGGACTCTGAAATACCAGCCAAAAGGCCATACTCACCCAAGGTGCACTGTAACAAACAAATGCCCATGGATGTTGCAAGGGGGCGAGGCAGGGGTCGGGGTAGATCCCAGCTTCGTCGTTCTGGCGTTAGTCAGTCGAGACACAGACAGGAGCAAATGCGGCAGAGATTGTCCGCCGACATTCAGGATGATCTCAAAGAATTCAGAGACCTCAAGGATTGTGAAAACGATAAAGAGCTACCGAGTACCCCATGTATCGATGAAAATGGAAGGCTGCTTCGCTATGGAGTCAATGGTGCAGAGGTCGACACTGGCGCTTCGCAATTTCCATTCAACTTTGGGTATTGTGATATGAAACGGAGAAAACGGAAGCAACAACATAGAAACCGTAACCAAGATCTGATCTCTACTAATTGTAAGGTCAGATACATACCTGAATGTTCGATAGACGTTACAGCCTGTGCTTATGCTGACAAAAATGAAGAGACTGAATCAGAGATGAACATTAACAGAAGGAGGCTTCATTCCGACAGATCCGTCGACTCCGAGGATAGTTGTTacattgtttttgaaaatagttcAGATTCCGAATACGATTATACTACCACTGAcgacgaggatgaggatgaggataaTAATTGCGACCTTGGAAATCCTAGATCAAAA TTAAAGCAGGTACGGTTTTCGCAACACCCCATAATTCATACGATGATCGCATGGGATTATGCATATCGAGCTGCTCGGAAAGGTCCATGGGAAGCAATGGTTCGTGACAGAGCAAGGTTTAAGGACCTGATCAACAAAATGTCCCAAATACTGGATCCAATTTTAGCACCTCAGCATCGCAGTGAAATTTGGCAGCACCGTTTTGCAGATGATCTGTAA
- the LOC124409976 gene encoding uncharacterized protein LOC124409976 isoform X1 has protein sequence MITENTLTETKRKLDDVSMGLSKDSYDKLYVSDTVANERPTFLGSENYLRLPTALEKNLRYREYGNFTALLPTCRIGMSLLMEVPRKIIRGVSGLLDFQPQSLDSEIPAKRPYSPKVHCNKQMPMDVARGRGRGRGRSQLRRSGVSQSRHRQEQMRQRLSADIQDDLKEFRDLKDCENDKELPSTPCIDENGRLLRYGVNGAEVDTGASQFPFNFGYCDMKRRKRKQQHRNRNQDLISTNCKVRYIPECSIDVTACAYADKNEETESEMNINRRRLHSDRSVDSEDSCYIVFENSSDSEYDYTTTDDEDEDEDNNCDLGNPRSKLKQVRFSQHPIIHTMIAWDYAYRAARKGPWEAMVRDRARFKDLINKMSQILDPILAPQHRSEIWQHRFADDL, from the exons ATGATTACGGAAAATACGCTGACGGAAACGAAGCGGAAATTAGACGACGTTTCTATGGGTTTATCTAAGGATTCCTACGATAAATTATATGTTTCGGATACGGTGGCCAATGAGCGACCCACGTTTTTGGGCTCGGAAAATTATCTGAGACTACCAACAgcgcttgaaaaaaatttgagatatcGAGAATACGGTAATTTCACTGCCTTATTACCCACCTGTCGAATCGGCATGTCGCTCCTCATGGAAGTTCCACGAAAAATCATTCGCGGGGTCTCAGGTTTGCTCGATTTTCAACCTCAATCCCTGGACTCTGAAATACCAGCCAAAAGGCCATACTCACCCAAGGTGCACTGTAACAAACAAATGCCCATGGATGTTGCAAGGGGGCGAGGCAGGGGTCGGGGTAGATCCCAGCTTCGTCGTTCTGGCGTTAGTCAGTCGAGACACAGACAGGAGCAAATGCGGCAGAGATTGTCCGCCGACATTCAGGATGATCTCAAAGAATTCAGAGACCTCAAGGATTGTGAAAACGATAAAGAGCTACCGAGTACCCCATGTATCGATGAAAATGGAAGGCTGCTTCGCTATGGAGTCAATGGTGCAGAGGTCGACACTGGCGCTTCGCAATTTCCATTCAACTTTGGGTATTGTGATATGAAACGGAGAAAACGGAAGCAACAACATAGAAACCGTAACCAAGATCTGATCTCTACTAATTGTAAGGTCAGATACATACCTGAATGTTCGATAGACGTTACAGCCTGTGCTTATGCTGACAAAAATGAAGAGACTGAATCAGAGATGAACATTAACAGAAGGAGGCTTCATTCCGACAGATCCGTCGACTCCGAGGATAGTTGTTacattgtttttgaaaatagttcAGATTCCGAATACGATTATACTACCACTGAcgacgaggatgaggatgaggataaTAATTGCGACCTTGGAAATCCTAGATCAAAATTGAAG CAGGTACGGTTTTCGCAACACCCCATAATTCATACGATGATCGCATGGGATTATGCATATCGAGCTGCTCGGAAAGGTCCATGGGAAGCAATGGTTCGTGACAGAGCAAGGTTTAAGGACCTGATCAACAAAATGTCCCAAATACTGGATCCAATTTTAGCACCTCAGCATCGCAGTGAAATTTGGCAGCACCGTTTTGCAGATGATCTGTAA